From the genome of Thermoflexus hugenholtzii, one region includes:
- a CDS encoding FG-GAP-like repeat-containing protein: protein MLVTIIALTFASPTILLYVLGVHQDHLHIHGVEHNLWWGASLNSLFIPSVFHPLAIVRKIARILYSGPYDESGAINLGLVTGLLALFGSTIVIKTKSRSMDLLGLTLTGVILGLGLLLRWNGEVISCPAFRPLTALIWKLGHTLKPSLFTTSLPTPVFEDGIPLPGLVLTAIIPFWESARTVSRFAFISMLGAVGLAAIALERFPKLLRYLAMAIWIVEALPPPLNGVPVPLQPHPAYAWLANRKLVPSEGVLDLRNPTLFIDGRTIWATLLHNKPTSSGAGSFWPEHTFALWYYLLNNQHVLSQKESALVFRQYGIRYIFLHVLGDKEREMWGMISKNPSVRPLTCFEPLEQPTAWPWPICVAEVLDMQGPINLVLQEGWSGAEDWGVWSEGLRSQAGWMSPARQDYRLRIGAFPLCVPDRRQEMVVKVNGQEMAHYRWQECELWESEILIPASMVRIGWNEVSFEYAYALSPAEVTPRTERGSADAVGRVHPFGGDAMRMYLWLLAALCLGFLWSTAAPQQVAPQYLSPRWSRPLLGGRIEDSSPTLYDLDGDGKLEIIIGTTKNGASPVLAVLEDDGAIKWSVPLPDPVNSSPAVADISYPPDGIPEIIVSTGGDVNQQRGSVIAFDRNGNRLWKYDTNDAQGTGTPSGNWSSPTIGDLDGDGDMEIVFGSWDRNIYMLNHLGQYQWHYHVADTVWSTAALADLDRDGDLEIIIGTDIAGGGVLPDGYRPTDGGFVLILDKNGQKLARRQMNEAIYSSPAVGDVDGDGRLEIFVGTGMYWYLQGRYTQPYVYGFRVNTSGSEWVLEDLPGWPQPVAYPGMSSPALADLDGDGDLEIIIGTGYAGSSEPNQCPPTCYGALYAWHHNGSPVSGFPMWPKDYMGKNAFIRSSPTVADVDGDGQPEILFSMNWDLIVVGSNGQQENILHTTYSLFASPAIGDLDHDGKTDVVIGGSNYYDSSHGYVYAFTFGVNSYNPALQPWPMFHRDPRHMGYYPQPPRLNVSPSSLYLLHQYGSGSAETAYLGLRNAGDGSFHWAVSSIPSGVTVVPSSGTAFYTSTALLTVTVSTTGYETGTYSLGNVIITGTSGGSPVQGSPASIPVTLYVGQVHRLYLPIILRSAR from the coding sequence ATGCTTGTCACTATTATTGCTCTGACCTTCGCTTCTCCAACAATTTTACTCTATGTTTTAGGTGTGCATCAAGATCATCTCCATATTCACGGCGTTGAACATAATCTTTGGTGGGGAGCAAGCTTAAATAGTTTGTTTATTCCTTCGGTTTTTCATCCGTTAGCTATCGTTCGGAAGATTGCTCGAATTCTGTACTCCGGTCCATATGATGAGTCGGGAGCTATCAACTTAGGTTTGGTAACTGGCCTTCTGGCTCTCTTCGGATCTACCATAGTGATCAAAACTAAATCGCGTTCAATGGATTTGTTGGGGCTAACTCTGACTGGTGTGATTTTGGGCCTGGGGTTGCTGCTGCGGTGGAATGGTGAGGTGATCTCTTGTCCTGCTTTCCGTCCATTGACAGCTTTGATATGGAAATTAGGACATACTCTGAAACCAAGCTTGTTTACTACTTCGCTACCCACACCGGTTTTTGAAGATGGAATCCCGTTGCCTGGCTTGGTGTTAACCGCCATCATTCCGTTCTGGGAATCAGCAAGAACAGTATCGCGCTTCGCGTTTATAAGCATGCTGGGGGCTGTCGGTTTGGCAGCGATAGCTCTGGAAAGATTCCCTAAGTTATTGCGCTATCTGGCGATGGCGATATGGATAGTAGAAGCACTTCCACCTCCTTTGAATGGCGTGCCTGTGCCTTTACAACCTCATCCTGCTTATGCTTGGCTTGCTAACCGGAAACTAGTACCAAGCGAAGGTGTTTTAGATTTAAGAAACCCCACCCTTTTTATTGATGGAAGAACTATCTGGGCAACTTTACTGCACAATAAACCCACATCTTCTGGTGCAGGATCTTTCTGGCCAGAACACACATTTGCTTTGTGGTATTATCTCTTGAACAACCAGCATGTTCTTTCTCAAAAAGAGAGTGCGTTGGTTTTCCGGCAATACGGCATTCGTTATATTTTTCTCCATGTATTGGGTGATAAAGAAAGGGAAATGTGGGGTATGATTTCTAAAAATCCTTCCGTTCGTCCCTTGACCTGCTTTGAGCCGCTGGAGCAGCCAACTGCCTGGCCTTGGCCCATTTGTGTTGCAGAGGTGCTTGACATGCAGGGGCCTATCAACCTAGTGCTTCAGGAAGGCTGGTCGGGTGCTGAGGATTGGGGAGTGTGGTCTGAAGGGCTGAGGTCTCAAGCGGGGTGGATGAGCCCCGCTCGGCAAGATTACCGCCTGCGCATAGGAGCCTTCCCGCTCTGCGTGCCGGATCGGCGCCAGGAAATGGTCGTGAAGGTCAATGGCCAGGAAATGGCCCATTACCGGTGGCAGGAGTGCGAATTGTGGGAGAGCGAAATCCTCATTCCTGCCTCCATGGTCAGGATCGGCTGGAACGAGGTCTCCTTTGAATACGCTTATGCTCTCAGCCCAGCAGAGGTCACCCCGAGGACAGAACGGGGATCGGCGGATGCTGTCGGTAGGGTTCACCCGTTTGGAGGTGACGCGATGAGGATGTATCTATGGCTCTTGGCCGCGTTGTGTCTGGGCTTCCTCTGGAGCACAGCAGCTCCCCAGCAGGTCGCCCCGCAATATCTCTCCCCGCGGTGGAGCCGTCCACTCCTGGGCGGCCGGATTGAGGATTCCTCGCCGACCCTCTACGACCTGGACGGCGACGGCAAGCTAGAAATCATCATCGGGACAACGAAGAACGGCGCCTCGCCTGTCCTGGCTGTATTAGAGGACGACGGCGCGATCAAGTGGAGCGTTCCTCTGCCTGACCCGGTGAACTCCTCCCCGGCGGTGGCGGATATTTCGTATCCTCCGGACGGCATCCCGGAGATCATCGTCAGCACAGGGGGAGACGTTAACCAGCAAAGGGGCTCGGTCATCGCCTTTGACCGGAACGGCAACCGGTTATGGAAATACGATACTAACGATGCCCAGGGGACCGGAACCCCCAGCGGCAACTGGTCCTCGCCGACCATCGGTGACCTGGACGGCGATGGGGATATGGAGATTGTGTTCGGTTCATGGGATCGCAATATCTACATGCTTAACCATCTCGGCCAATATCAGTGGCATTACCACGTGGCGGATACGGTCTGGTCTACGGCAGCGCTGGCAGACCTGGATCGGGATGGTGATCTGGAGATCATCATCGGGACCGATATCGCCGGAGGGGGCGTCCTCCCCGACGGTTACCGTCCCACCGATGGTGGATTCGTGCTGATTCTGGATAAGAATGGACAGAAACTGGCGCGCCGCCAGATGAACGAGGCGATTTACTCTTCTCCCGCGGTGGGAGACGTGGACGGCGATGGGCGCCTGGAGATTTTCGTAGGAACCGGAATGTATTGGTATCTGCAGGGCAGATACACCCAGCCCTATGTGTATGGCTTCCGGGTGAATACCTCCGGCTCCGAATGGGTGCTGGAGGACCTGCCCGGCTGGCCCCAGCCGGTAGCCTATCCAGGCATGAGTTCCCCGGCCCTGGCGGACCTGGATGGTGATGGGGACCTGGAGATTATTATTGGCACAGGTTATGCTGGAAGCAGCGAGCCCAATCAATGCCCCCCCACTTGCTATGGAGCGCTCTATGCCTGGCATCACAATGGTTCTCCGGTGTCCGGCTTCCCAATGTGGCCCAAAGACTATATGGGCAAGAACGCTTTCATCCGCTCCTCTCCCACTGTAGCCGACGTGGACGGCGATGGGCAGCCGGAAATCCTGTTTTCCATGAACTGGGACCTCATCGTGGTCGGCTCGAACGGCCAGCAAGAGAACATCCTGCATACTACCTATTCTCTCTTTGCTTCCCCAGCCATCGGCGACTTGGATCACGACGGCAAGACCGATGTAGTCATTGGGGGCTCAAACTATTACGATTCTTCGCACGGCTATGTTTATGCCTTTACCTTTGGCGTGAACAGCTACAATCCAGCACTTCAGCCCTGGCCCATGTTCCACCGGGACCCCCGGCATATGGGATACTATCCCCAGCCCCCGCGGCTGAATGTGTCGCCTTCGTCGCTATATCTCTTGCATCAGTATGGCAGCGGCAGTGCTGAGACGGCTTATCTTGGGCTCCGCAACGCGGGTGACGGGTCTTTCCACTGGGCGGTCTCTTCCATCCCTTCCGGCGTGACGGTTGTCCCCTCATCCGGAACCGCCTTTTATACCTCCACCGCTCTCCTCACCGTGACCGTATCCACCACCGGCTATGAAACCGGCACTTATTCGCTGGGGAATGTGATTATTACAGGGACGAGCGGTGGGAGTCCCGTGCAAGGAAGCCCTGCCAGCATCCCTGTGACTTTATACGTGGGACAGGTGCATCGTTTATATCTTCCCATCATCCTGCGTTCGGCACGATGA
- a CDS encoding glycosyltransferase family 4 protein: protein MRVLHVVHQYPPDRIGGAELYTQAISRALARRGHAVAVFYRRDAPGRGLQHRMEDGVRIYAVWDGEAGPARRFLYTFRNPWIHRALTQAVDEFHPDVVHIQHLMGLPVSLMDAIRQRSIPFIVTLHDYWWLCPNAQLLTNYSGEVCEGPRDWNCARCMLARAGVPELWPAIPFLAGLSAWRNRVLRAVLEEASVLIAPTEFVRRWHVAHGVPEEKIIVLPHGLEKPVLSATPSRPADGTIRFAYIGGLSWQKGVHMLVEAFSGICGKAELWIAGDESFDPAYVSRLRALATPNVRFLGRLDRIGVWQALMQVDVVVVPSLWYEAYSFLVSEAFAAGLPVLASRLGALADRVRDGVDGLLLPPGDIMAWRAAMQRLLDEPDLLPRLRAGVRPPMTMEEHVDRLETLYAQVILRHSCLE, encoded by the coding sequence ATGCGTGTTCTCCATGTCGTTCATCAATATCCTCCGGACAGGATTGGGGGCGCCGAACTCTACACCCAGGCGATATCCCGGGCCCTGGCCCGACGCGGGCATGCTGTGGCCGTCTTCTACCGTCGGGATGCCCCTGGTCGGGGCCTGCAGCACCGCATGGAGGATGGGGTGCGCATCTATGCGGTCTGGGATGGAGAGGCCGGGCCGGCCCGGCGGTTCCTCTACACTTTCCGCAATCCATGGATTCACCGGGCGCTCACCCAGGCGGTGGATGAATTCCACCCCGACGTGGTCCATATCCAGCATCTGATGGGACTCCCGGTTTCGTTGATGGATGCTATCCGGCAGCGCTCCATACCTTTCATTGTTACTCTGCACGATTACTGGTGGCTCTGCCCCAATGCTCAACTATTGACCAACTACAGCGGCGAGGTCTGCGAAGGGCCCCGCGATTGGAACTGCGCCCGCTGTATGCTGGCCCGGGCCGGAGTCCCCGAGCTGTGGCCGGCCATCCCCTTTCTGGCTGGTCTATCGGCTTGGCGCAACCGCGTGCTCCGCGCTGTGCTGGAGGAAGCCTCTGTCCTGATCGCCCCCACCGAATTTGTGCGCCGCTGGCATGTGGCTCATGGCGTGCCCGAGGAGAAGATCATCGTATTGCCTCATGGATTGGAGAAACCGGTTCTTTCTGCTACACCATCACGCCCTGCTGACGGCACAATTCGTTTCGCCTACATCGGCGGCCTTTCGTGGCAGAAGGGCGTGCATATGCTGGTAGAGGCCTTCTCTGGGATATGCGGGAAGGCAGAGCTATGGATCGCTGGAGACGAGTCCTTTGACCCTGCCTATGTCTCCCGTCTGCGGGCGCTGGCTACTCCCAACGTTCGCTTTTTGGGCCGGCTGGACCGGATAGGGGTTTGGCAGGCCCTGATGCAGGTGGATGTGGTGGTCGTTCCCTCCCTGTGGTATGAGGCCTACTCTTTCCTCGTCTCTGAGGCCTTCGCGGCCGGCCTGCCGGTGCTGGCTTCCCGCCTGGGGGCCTTGGCCGATCGGGTCCGCGATGGTGTGGATGGCCTGCTTCTGCCTCCGGGCGATATCATGGCTTGGCGCGCCGCGATGCAGCGCCTGCTAGATGAACCGGATCTCCTCCCTCGCCTGCGTGCCGGCGTCCGGCCACCGATGACGATGGAGGAGCACGTGGATCGGCTGGAGACGCTCTACGCTCAGGTCATTCTTCGGCACTCCTGCTTGGAGTGA
- a CDS encoding transposase, with protein sequence MAELFRVAWGLEVTASGLGQADERLAEKAEPVYPELVEALRDSVAVHADETGWRVGGQGAGLWVLTGPGGTVYTIDGRRSHEVGVGVLGPGFSGVGVTDCFRA encoded by the coding sequence GTGGCGGAGCTGTTCCGGGTAGCCTGGGGTCTGGAGGTGACGGCCTCGGGCCTGGGCCAGGCCGATGAACGGCTGGCGGAGAAGGCGGAGCCGGTCTACCCGGAGTTGGTGGAGGCCCTCCGGGACTCGGTGGCGGTGCACGCCGATGAGACGGGGTGGCGGGTCGGGGGGCAGGGGGCCGGGTTGTGGGTTTTGACCGGCCCGGGGGGGACCGTCTACACCATCGATGGGCGCCGGTCCCATGAAGTGGGGGTGGGGGTCCTGGGGCCGGGGTTTTCGGGCGTGGGGGTAACGGACTGTTTCCGGGCTTAG
- a CDS encoding glycosyltransferase family 4 protein: MRIAIVVPRYGAQVLGGAESQARGFAEAAVQRGWEVEVWTTCAHSHYTWENIYPAGVEHENGVIIRRFPVESWKRERWVELEIRLAQKGCLSHAEAYDWLDSGPHSPALYAHIRRDSANYDAIIALPYPVPLVHYAAWSAESHVILWPCLHDEPYAYLEPVRLLLESVWGVMFFSPEEARLAIHRLRVHLHRFTILGAGIRPIFEANIDPQGERLNDYILYAGRLEEGKNVPLLYEYVGRYSEEKGRIRLVVIGEGPIKPPRHPAFVYLGFVSEKEKAALYRGALALCQPSLRESFSITIMEAWLAGRPVLVHEDCPVTKGHVQRSKGGLWFRTYEDFAGALDWLQAHPELAARMGENGRRYVLSNYTWDVILDRFEKILQDWKGT, encoded by the coding sequence ATGCGAATTGCTATTGTTGTTCCTCGGTATGGCGCTCAAGTTCTGGGCGGCGCGGAATCTCAGGCTCGGGGTTTCGCCGAGGCAGCAGTCCAGCGGGGATGGGAAGTCGAGGTCTGGACGACCTGTGCGCATAGTCATTATACCTGGGAGAACATTTACCCAGCCGGAGTGGAACATGAAAACGGAGTCATCATCCGCCGGTTTCCTGTAGAGTCGTGGAAACGAGAACGCTGGGTGGAACTGGAAATTCGACTGGCACAAAAGGGATGTTTGTCTCATGCAGAAGCCTATGATTGGTTAGACAGTGGTCCTCATAGTCCTGCATTATACGCTCATATTAGGCGCGATAGCGCAAATTATGATGCGATCATAGCACTACCTTATCCTGTGCCTCTCGTTCACTACGCGGCTTGGTCTGCTGAAAGCCATGTCATCCTGTGGCCTTGTCTTCATGATGAGCCCTATGCGTATTTGGAGCCTGTTCGATTGCTGCTGGAAAGCGTATGGGGAGTGATGTTCTTTTCCCCCGAAGAAGCCAGGTTGGCTATCCATCGTCTCCGGGTTCACCTTCACAGATTCACGATTCTCGGCGCAGGGATCCGCCCGATCTTTGAGGCGAATATAGACCCACAAGGTGAACGACTCAATGATTACATCCTGTATGCAGGCCGATTAGAAGAAGGAAAAAATGTCCCTTTGCTCTACGAATATGTGGGACGCTACTCTGAAGAAAAGGGCAGAATTCGTCTGGTAGTGATTGGCGAAGGGCCGATCAAGCCGCCGAGGCATCCAGCTTTTGTATACCTGGGGTTTGTATCTGAAAAGGAGAAGGCCGCCCTTTACAGAGGAGCCCTGGCCCTCTGTCAGCCCTCATTGCGAGAGAGCTTCTCCATAACAATTATGGAAGCCTGGCTGGCAGGTCGACCGGTGCTGGTCCATGAAGACTGCCCGGTTACGAAAGGGCATGTCCAACGTAGCAAGGGAGGATTGTGGTTTCGGACCTACGAGGATTTTGCGGGGGCGCTGGATTGGCTTCAGGCCCATCCAGAACTGGCTGCTCGGATGGGCGAGAACGGAAGGCGCTATGTGTTGAGCAATTACACCTGGGATGTGATCCTGGACCGCTTTGAGAAAATCCTGCAGGACTGGAAAGGGACATGA
- a CDS encoding glycosyltransferase family 4 protein, with amino-acid sequence MKILHIVQRYWPARGGAETHLHEISARLVADGHAVTVATTDALDFELFWDPSRRRIPEPEGWRDGVRILRFPVRHLPFPQLAYPAWRRLLWTFSHLRPVPVGLLQRLSRYTPWVPDLWRWLEQTDEPFDLVAGMTICFEPLMEAGLRFARRRGIPFVAYPLTHLGAGPRPGADALSRFYTMRHQVALVRASDAVVAQTPTERAFYIRQGVPPERILVVGPGVNPEKVLGGDGTRFRARHGVQGILVVSISNLSYDKGTFHLVEAIRRLRRQGCEVSLALAGACLQPFRRYWERLPLEARQGIYVLGPIGEEEKRDLLAACDIFAMPSRTDSFGIVYLEAWLYRKPVIGARTWGVTDVIQHGEDGLLVPFGDVGALAEAIAMLASQPEMREVMGRRGEQKARAWHTWERKYPMIRDLYLHLAGKQ; translated from the coding sequence ATGAAGATTCTCCATATTGTTCAGCGTTACTGGCCAGCCAGGGGAGGGGCAGAGACCCATCTCCACGAGATTTCCGCTCGCCTGGTCGCCGACGGCCATGCGGTCACGGTGGCCACCACCGATGCGCTGGATTTTGAACTCTTCTGGGATCCTTCTCGCCGCCGCATTCCGGAGCCGGAGGGCTGGCGCGATGGGGTGCGGATTCTCCGCTTCCCGGTTCGTCATCTCCCGTTCCCCCAACTGGCCTATCCGGCCTGGCGACGCTTGCTCTGGACTTTCTCTCACTTGCGTCCCGTTCCCGTTGGTCTGCTTCAGCGGCTTTCTCGCTACACCCCCTGGGTCCCCGATCTCTGGCGCTGGCTGGAGCAGACGGACGAGCCCTTTGATCTGGTGGCCGGGATGACGATTTGCTTTGAACCGCTGATGGAGGCAGGGTTGCGCTTCGCCCGTCGGCGAGGGATCCCCTTCGTCGCCTATCCGTTGACCCACCTGGGGGCCGGGCCTCGCCCCGGCGCCGATGCCCTCAGCCGCTTCTACACGATGCGCCATCAGGTCGCGCTGGTCCGGGCCAGCGATGCAGTAGTGGCCCAGACCCCCACGGAGCGAGCGTTCTACATCCGGCAGGGAGTTCCACCGGAGCGGATCCTCGTAGTAGGACCAGGGGTAAACCCGGAGAAGGTCCTGGGCGGGGATGGGACGCGCTTCCGTGCCCGGCACGGCGTTCAGGGGATCCTTGTCGTTTCTATCTCTAATTTATCGTATGATAAAGGGACCTTTCATCTGGTAGAGGCCATCCGGCGTCTTCGCCGGCAGGGCTGTGAGGTGAGCCTGGCCCTGGCAGGGGCTTGCCTTCAGCCTTTCCGTCGATATTGGGAGCGGCTTCCCCTGGAGGCCCGTCAGGGCATCTATGTGCTGGGCCCAATCGGCGAGGAGGAAAAACGAGATCTGCTGGCCGCCTGCGATATTTTCGCGATGCCTTCCCGCACCGATTCCTTCGGCATCGTATACCTGGAAGCCTGGCTCTACCGGAAGCCCGTCATCGGGGCTCGGACCTGGGGAGTTACCGATGTGATTCAGCATGGGGAGGATGGTCTGCTGGTTCCTTTTGGGGATGTGGGCGCGCTGGCCGAAGCCATCGCCATGCTTGCCAGCCAGCCCGAGATGCGAGAGGTAATGGGCCGGCGGGGGGAGCAGAAGGCGCGCGCGTGGCACACCTGGGAGCGCAAATATCCCATGATCCGTGACCTCTACCTGCACCTGGCGGGAAAGCAGTAA
- a CDS encoding glycosyltransferase, translating into MRDQRTLHQFIIGATPGDAITDQAFVIQRWLREAGFQSEIYAESIHPSLFGKVKPYRSYRPSQPSELVILHHSIGSDLVDHLLAQNVRFLIIYHNVTPPWFFRLFDPSLTRQVSRGREQLQSLRKRTVLALGVSSFNETELRHAGYAHTGVLPIVLDPAQYDLEPNSDLLSRYQGGGVKLLFVGRLVPNKRQEDLIKLLWYYRRIDPEARLFLVGPPWVPSYAEWLQELAEMLGLADAVVFTGHVSQQDLVTYYRLADIYVSMSEHEGFGKPLIESMYFGIPVLAYAAAGVPETMGGAGVLFREKDYEALAELVDIIVKDETLRNRIIARERERVKEFLEPSVRQKWEQYLHFAMEKI; encoded by the coding sequence ATGAGAGATCAACGGACGCTCCACCAGTTTATCATTGGTGCGACCCCCGGGGATGCCATTACAGACCAGGCTTTTGTGATCCAGCGCTGGCTTCGGGAGGCCGGTTTTCAATCGGAAATCTACGCTGAAAGCATCCATCCCTCCCTATTTGGAAAAGTAAAGCCCTATCGGAGTTATCGCCCTTCCCAGCCCAGCGAACTGGTAATCCTCCATCACAGCATCGGCTCAGACCTGGTTGACCACTTGCTTGCTCAGAACGTGCGTTTCCTGATCATTTATCACAACGTAACACCCCCTTGGTTTTTTCGGCTTTTTGATCCATCGTTGACCAGACAGGTAAGCAGAGGAAGAGAACAACTTCAGTCTTTGAGGAAGCGCACAGTATTGGCCTTAGGAGTTTCTTCTTTCAACGAGACTGAATTGCGCCACGCCGGGTATGCCCATACCGGCGTTTTGCCCATTGTTCTGGATCCCGCCCAATATGATCTAGAACCTAATTCGGATTTACTGTCCCGGTATCAGGGCGGTGGTGTGAAACTTTTATTCGTAGGGCGCCTGGTTCCCAACAAGCGACAGGAGGATTTGATCAAGCTGCTCTGGTATTACCGGCGCATTGACCCAGAAGCCCGGCTGTTCCTGGTGGGTCCACCCTGGGTGCCTTCCTACGCAGAATGGTTGCAGGAATTAGCGGAGATGCTGGGCCTTGCGGATGCTGTGGTGTTTACCGGCCATGTCTCTCAGCAGGATTTGGTTACCTATTACCGCCTGGCGGACATTTATGTTTCCATGAGCGAGCATGAGGGATTCGGAAAACCGTTGATAGAGAGCATGTATTTTGGCATCCCAGTGTTGGCCTATGCAGCAGCAGGGGTTCCGGAAACGATGGGAGGAGCGGGTGTGCTGTTTCGGGAGAAAGACTACGAGGCATTAGCTGAACTAGTAGATATAATTGTAAAAGATGAGACCCTTAGGAATCGAATTATCGCCCGAGAGCGGGAACGGGTGAAAGAGTTCCTTGAGCCTTCGGTACGACAGAAGTGGGAGCAGTATCTACATTTCGCTATGGAGAAAATATGA
- a CDS encoding DUF6541 family protein, with protein sequence MEFWLEAQPGSAGVLRLHLRSDPQSSIDLAVAELSLDQIATPGFYRFSFPSDHRSHGVYRYAVLELDGAGAVRVGAAPGDAYIDGAAYRDHEPLDVQLAFRLVYNPWGMILELGRAALGGIGLLTVAAVLYLIPGCALLTWLWRGDPLPWPVWMALAAGLSLALYPLLFLWTDLVGLHLGPLYAWGPVVLGLAALAWRYRRWRPRQGWEALRAWACSDALWPDLAMVIILALVFGVRFLVVRTLDAPMWGDSYQHAVIAQLLVDNGGLFDSWEPYAELQTFTYHFGFHSAVAVFHWLTGMPVYRATLWVGQILNGLAVLALYPLSMKISGNRWAGSVSVLIAGLLLPMPMFYVNWGRYTQLAGQVILPTVVLITWEFIENSNKSWALAGLGWLAIGGLALTHYRVLIFYVIFVAACLVLNLRKGTWIQVLSRVSTLGIGAGLLFLPWFLHIFAGTITQNFVKQLTTLPTHLSDFARQYNAIGDLTRFMAPLGWLLLVIAIGSGLWQRRRGVLLVSIWWFLLLVATNPDWLYLPGSGSISNFALFIAVYIPAGALIGDMIGQWIAHRSSHFWKLSLTILVIAFGLWGALKRLGDLNINAHALITRPDIRAMAWIRENTPKSAKFLINSFFAYGGSVVVGSDGGWWLPLLAGRANTVPPLNYGVEKGPRPDYRIWVNELTAQVQQFGIDSSEVLKLLKDRAVTHIYIGQQGGAVNYKGPKTLDPNVLLKSSHYRLIYHQDRVWIFEITQ encoded by the coding sequence ATGGAGTTCTGGCTGGAAGCGCAGCCGGGGAGCGCGGGTGTCCTCCGCCTCCACCTCCGGTCTGACCCTCAGTCTTCCATCGACCTGGCTGTAGCAGAGCTCTCACTGGATCAGATCGCAACCCCCGGCTTTTATCGCTTCTCCTTCCCATCGGACCATCGCTCCCATGGTGTTTATCGTTATGCTGTCCTGGAGCTAGACGGTGCGGGTGCGGTGCGAGTGGGGGCTGCCCCGGGCGATGCCTACATAGACGGCGCGGCCTATCGGGACCACGAACCATTGGATGTCCAGTTGGCCTTCCGGTTGGTCTACAACCCTTGGGGGATGATACTGGAACTGGGACGTGCGGCTTTGGGAGGAATAGGGCTGCTGACGGTAGCGGCAGTTCTCTATCTGATCCCGGGATGCGCGTTGCTGACATGGCTCTGGCGGGGTGACCCGCTTCCTTGGCCTGTCTGGATGGCTCTGGCGGCTGGCCTCAGTTTGGCCCTCTATCCTCTGCTCTTCCTCTGGACAGATCTGGTCGGCTTGCATTTGGGGCCCCTGTATGCGTGGGGGCCGGTGGTTCTGGGGCTGGCCGCGTTGGCTTGGCGCTACCGGCGCTGGCGACCTCGCCAGGGCTGGGAGGCGCTGCGGGCCTGGGCTTGCTCCGATGCCCTCTGGCCCGACCTGGCCATGGTAATCATCCTGGCCTTGGTCTTCGGCGTGCGGTTCCTGGTGGTGCGCACGCTGGACGCCCCGATGTGGGGGGATTCCTACCAGCACGCGGTCATCGCTCAGTTGCTGGTGGACAACGGCGGCTTGTTTGATTCGTGGGAGCCGTATGCTGAACTACAGACTTTTACTTATCATTTTGGTTTTCACAGTGCGGTCGCAGTCTTTCACTGGTTGACTGGGATGCCCGTATATCGGGCAACGTTATGGGTTGGGCAGATTCTCAACGGGCTGGCAGTATTGGCTCTCTATCCTTTGAGCATGAAAATTAGTGGCAACCGTTGGGCAGGTTCGGTGAGTGTGCTTATAGCTGGCCTGCTCTTGCCTATGCCGATGTTCTATGTGAACTGGGGACGCTACACTCAACTCGCAGGGCAGGTTATTTTACCAACTGTGGTGCTTATTACCTGGGAGTTTATTGAAAATTCTAATAAATCATGGGCATTGGCAGGATTGGGATGGCTGGCTATAGGGGGGCTCGCTTTGACTCATTATCGCGTGCTTATATTCTATGTGATTTTTGTTGCTGCTTGTCTTGTGCTCAATCTGCGGAAGGGAACCTGGATACAAGTACTTTCAAGAGTGAGCACATTGGGGATTGGAGCCGGACTCCTGTTTCTGCCGTGGTTTCTGCACATCTTTGCCGGGACTATTACTCAAAATTTTGTGAAACAGCTCACAACTCTTCCCACTCACCTGTCTGACTTCGCCCGCCAATACAATGCCATTGGAGACCTCACCCGCTTTATGGCCCCTTTGGGGTGGCTGCTTTTAGTCATAGCGATTGGTTCTGGACTATGGCAACGGCGACGTGGGGTTCTCCTTGTGTCCATCTGGTGGTTTTTGCTATTGGTTGCCACTAATCCAGATTGGCTCTACTTACCAGGTAGTGGGTCTATCAGTAACTTTGCCTTATTTATAGCTGTCTATATCCCGGCTGGAGCACTGATTGGGGATATGATTGGACAGTGGATAGCACACCGGAGTAGCCATTTCTGGAAGTTATCATTGACCATACTGGTAATTGCATTTGGCCTATGGGGTGCTTTAAAGCGTTTAGGCGACTTGAACATCAATGCTCATGCCCTAATAACACGCCCAGACATCCGGGCAATGGCTTGGATTCGGGAAAACACGCCTAAAAGCGCCAAATTTCTGATAAACTCTTTCTTTGCCTATGGAGGAAGCGTAGTAGTAGGTTCTGATGGAGGTTGGTGGCTCCCGCTGCTGGCCGGCCGAGCAAACACCGTGCCACCTTTGAACTATGGTGTTGAAAAAGGTCCGAGACCGGATTACCGGATATGGGTAAATGAATTGACAGCCCAGGTTCAGCAGTTCGGTATAGATTCTTCCGAAGTTTTGAAGCTGCTAAAAGATCGCGCTGTCACTCACATATACATAGGTCAACAGGGAGGCGCGGTCAACTACAAAGGGCCAAAGACATTGGACCCCAACGTGCTTTTGAAGAGTAGCCATTATCGCTTGATTTACCACCAAGATCGAGTGTGGATATTTGAGATAACACAATAA
- a CDS encoding DUF4214 domain-containing protein, whose protein sequence is MTHIRAMMRLLFELSAVYRACLKREPDADGDAFYLAALRRGSMSKVDILRSVPESNEFKQI, encoded by the coding sequence ATGACCCATATCCGAGCAATGATGCGTCTCTTGTTTGAATTAAGCGCGGTTTACAGGGCCTGTCTGAAACGCGAACCGGATGCGGATGGTGATGCCTTCTATCTGGCGGCGCTTCGCCGGGGAAGCATGAGCAAGGTAGATATCTTGCGCTCGGTGCCGGAATCCAACGAGTTCAAACAAATCTGA